A genome region from Corvus hawaiiensis isolate bCorHaw1 chromosome 4, bCorHaw1.pri.cur, whole genome shotgun sequence includes the following:
- the IL15RA gene encoding interleukin-15 receptor subunit alpha isoform X4 translates to MESPQIHGQILPGIGGRNSIPPGHHDSLGYHIPLGRESCLISCQDCISSQVRCSRPKAVANAHIDAGNRTELNSLLRYSCNPGYKRKAGTSSLIQCILWNGSEPRWTDPTLQCIRDPALSQETPSPELPPAPHMESTTQRAGTTCASPNSSPSPASSQSPVPPASDGMSPDRSRPPETLPTLDTSTLGEGTTPLLVLPTDYAAVAIQSVASSVGKLGKKTYLGKEGLIFFIFFKLKSPFGGCRSFIPWPMGMPPRGGRIQHPNFFTERRIPNSIPPGVGMASWDGARSGL, encoded by the exons ATGGAATCCCCACAGATCCATGGCCAGATCCTGCCAGGCATAGGAGGCAGGAACAGCATCCCCCCAGGACACCACGATTCCCTTGGATACCACATtcccctgggcagggagagctgcctcATCTCCTGCCAGGACTGCATCTCTTCCCAAG tgCGATGCAGCCGCCCCAAGGCCGTGGCCAACGCTCACATCGACGCTGGGAACCGCACGGAGCTGAATTCCCTCCTGCGCTACTCCTGCAACCCGGGATACAAACGGAAAGCCGGGACCTCCAGCCTCATCCAGTGCATCCTCTGGAACGGCTCCGAGCCCCGCTGGACCGACCCCACGCTCCAGTGCATCC GAGATCCGGCTCTTTCCCAGGAAACCCCCAGCCCGGAGCTGCCGCCGGCGCCGCACATGGAGAGCACGACCCAGAGGG CAGGAACCACCTGTGCCAGCCCAaattccagcccctctccagcttccagtCAGTCACCTGTGCCACCAGCATCTGATGGGATGTCCCCAGACAGATCCAGGCCACCGGAGACGCTTCCAACACTGGACACATCCACACTGGGAGAGGGCACAACCCCGCTGCTCGTCCTGCCCACGGATTATGCCGCAG TTGCCATCCAGTCCGTGGCCTCTTCCGTCGgtaagctgggaaaaaaaacttatttgggaaaggaggggcttattttctttattttttttaagcttaaaAGCCCttttgggggctgcaggagctttATTCCATGGCCAATGGGAATGCCACCGAGGGGGGGAAGGATTCAGCACccaaatttcttcacagaaagaagaaTTCCCAATTCCAtccctccaggggtggggatgGCATCTTGGGATGGTGCCCGGAGTGGTTTGTGA
- the IL15RA gene encoding interleukin-15 receptor subunit alpha isoform X3 — protein MRLSQPQGSTKSLYPPLGRISQDHGMIWVGKEFKDRLIPCPAMGRDTFHYPRLLQASSNLALATSRDEEWGIPQHNQRLPDLLAVIPSFFHPIPIPVRCSRPKAVANAHIDAGNRTELNSLLRYSCNPGYKRKAGTSSLIQCILWNGSEPRWTDPTLQCIRDPALSQETPSPELPPAPHMESTTQRAGTTCASPNSSPSPASSQSPVPPASDGMSPDRSRPPETLPTLDTSTLGEGTTPLLVLPTDYAAVAIQSVASSVGLLVLLASGIVAICCWRRKYTRQGYTVTETNIPMVAHPSGNEEVAPPVIVPTG, from the exons atgaggctctcccagccccagggcagcaccAAATCCCTGTATCCACCCCTAGGCAGGATTtcacaggatcatggaatgatttgggttggaaaggaatTTAAGGATCGCCTCATTCCAtgtcctgccatgggcagggacaccttccactatcccaggttgctccaagcctcatccaacctggccttggccacttccagggatgaggagtgGGGAATTCCCCAGCACAACCAGAGGTTGCCTGATCTCCTTGCTGTGATTCCATCTTttttccatcccattcccattccagtgCGATGCAGCCGCCCCAAGGCCGTGGCCAACGCTCACATCGACGCTGGGAACCGCACGGAGCTGAATTCCCTCCTGCGCTACTCCTGCAACCCGGGATACAAACGGAAAGCCGGGACCTCCAGCCTCATCCAGTGCATCCTCTGGAACGGCTCCGAGCCCCGCTGGACCGACCCCACGCTCCAGTGCATCC GAGATCCGGCTCTTTCCCAGGAAACCCCCAGCCCGGAGCTGCCGCCGGCGCCGCACATGGAGAGCACGACCCAGAGGG CAGGAACCACCTGTGCCAGCCCAaattccagcccctctccagcttccagtCAGTCACCTGTGCCACCAGCATCTGATGGGATGTCCCCAGACAGATCCAGGCCACCGGAGACGCTTCCAACACTGGACACATCCACACTGGGAGAGGGCACAACCCCGCTGCTCGTCCTGCCCACGGATTATGCCGCAG TTGCCATCCAGTCCGTGGCCTCTTCCGTCG gactcctggtgctgctggcatcCGGAATCGTGGCcatctgctgctggaggaggaa GTACACCAGGCAGGGCTACACAGTGACGGAGACGAACATTCCCATGGTGGCTCATCCCTCTGGGAATGAGGAGGTGGCACCTCCTGTGATTGTCCCCACGGGCTGA
- the IL15RA gene encoding interleukin-15 receptor subunit alpha isoform X7 has product MARPLLPLLCGTVALLLLRAAADTVRCSRPKAVANAHIDAGNRTELNSLLRYSCNPGYKRKAGTSSLIQCILWNGSEPRWTDPTLQCIRDPALSQETPSPELPPAPHMESTTQRAGTTCASPNSSPSPASSQSPVPPASDGMSPDRSRPPETLPTLDTSTLGEGTTPLLVLPTDYAAVAIQSVASSVGKLGKKTYLGKEGLIFFIFFKLKSPFGGCRSFIPWPMGMPPRGGRIQHPNFFTERRIPNSIPPGVGMASWDGARSGL; this is encoded by the exons ATGGCAcggccgctgctgccgctgctctGCGGTACCGTCGCTCTCCTGCTGCTCCGCGCCGCCGCCGACACCG tgCGATGCAGCCGCCCCAAGGCCGTGGCCAACGCTCACATCGACGCTGGGAACCGCACGGAGCTGAATTCCCTCCTGCGCTACTCCTGCAACCCGGGATACAAACGGAAAGCCGGGACCTCCAGCCTCATCCAGTGCATCCTCTGGAACGGCTCCGAGCCCCGCTGGACCGACCCCACGCTCCAGTGCATCC GAGATCCGGCTCTTTCCCAGGAAACCCCCAGCCCGGAGCTGCCGCCGGCGCCGCACATGGAGAGCACGACCCAGAGGG CAGGAACCACCTGTGCCAGCCCAaattccagcccctctccagcttccagtCAGTCACCTGTGCCACCAGCATCTGATGGGATGTCCCCAGACAGATCCAGGCCACCGGAGACGCTTCCAACACTGGACACATCCACACTGGGAGAGGGCACAACCCCGCTGCTCGTCCTGCCCACGGATTATGCCGCAG TTGCCATCCAGTCCGTGGCCTCTTCCGTCGgtaagctgggaaaaaaaacttatttgggaaaggaggggcttattttctttattttttttaagcttaaaAGCCCttttgggggctgcaggagctttATTCCATGGCCAATGGGAATGCCACCGAGGGGGGGAAGGATTCAGCACccaaatttcttcacagaaagaagaaTTCCCAATTCCAtccctccaggggtggggatgGCATCTTGGGATGGTGCCCGGAGTGGTTTGTGA
- the IL15RA gene encoding interleukin-15 receptor subunit alpha isoform X2, translating to MRLSQPQGSTKSLYPPLGRISQDHGMIWVGKEFKDRLIPCPAMGRDTFHYPRLLQASSNLALATSRDEEWGIPQHNQRLPDLLAVIPSFFHPIPIPVRCSRPKAVANAHIDAGNRTELNSLLRYSCNPGYKRKAGTSSLIQCILWNGSEPRWTDPTLQCIRDPALSQETPSPELPPAPHMESTTQRGTTCASPNSSPSPASSQSPVPPASDGMSPDRSRPPETLPTLDTSTLGEGTTPLLVLPTDYAAVAIQSVASSVGKLGKKTYLGKEGLIFFIFFKLKSPFGGCRSFIPWPMGMPPRGGRIQHPNFFTERRIPNSIPPGVGMASWDGARSGL from the exons atgaggctctcccagccccagggcagcaccAAATCCCTGTATCCACCCCTAGGCAGGATTtcacaggatcatggaatgatttgggttggaaaggaatTTAAGGATCGCCTCATTCCAtgtcctgccatgggcagggacaccttccactatcccaggttgctccaagcctcatccaacctggccttggccacttccagggatgaggagtgGGGAATTCCCCAGCACAACCAGAGGTTGCCTGATCTCCTTGCTGTGATTCCATCTTttttccatcccattcccattccagtgCGATGCAGCCGCCCCAAGGCCGTGGCCAACGCTCACATCGACGCTGGGAACCGCACGGAGCTGAATTCCCTCCTGCGCTACTCCTGCAACCCGGGATACAAACGGAAAGCCGGGACCTCCAGCCTCATCCAGTGCATCCTCTGGAACGGCTCCGAGCCCCGCTGGACCGACCCCACGCTCCAGTGCATCC GAGATCCGGCTCTTTCCCAGGAAACCCCCAGCCCGGAGCTGCCGCCGGCGCCGCACATGGAGAGCACGACCCAGAGGG GAACCACCTGTGCCAGCCCAaattccagcccctctccagcttccagtCAGTCACCTGTGCCACCAGCATCTGATGGGATGTCCCCAGACAGATCCAGGCCACCGGAGACGCTTCCAACACTGGACACATCCACACTGGGAGAGGGCACAACCCCGCTGCTCGTCCTGCCCACGGATTATGCCGCAG TTGCCATCCAGTCCGTGGCCTCTTCCGTCGgtaagctgggaaaaaaaacttatttgggaaaggaggggcttattttctttattttttttaagcttaaaAGCCCttttgggggctgcaggagctttATTCCATGGCCAATGGGAATGCCACCGAGGGGGGGAAGGATTCAGCACccaaatttcttcacagaaagaagaaTTCCCAATTCCAtccctccaggggtggggatgGCATCTTGGGATGGTGCCCGGAGTGGTTTGTGA
- the IL15RA gene encoding interleukin-15 receptor subunit alpha isoform X1, whose amino-acid sequence MRLSQPQGSTKSLYPPLGRISQDHGMIWVGKEFKDRLIPCPAMGRDTFHYPRLLQASSNLALATSRDEEWGIPQHNQRLPDLLAVIPSFFHPIPIPVRCSRPKAVANAHIDAGNRTELNSLLRYSCNPGYKRKAGTSSLIQCILWNGSEPRWTDPTLQCIRDPALSQETPSPELPPAPHMESTTQRAGTTCASPNSSPSPASSQSPVPPASDGMSPDRSRPPETLPTLDTSTLGEGTTPLLVLPTDYAAVAIQSVASSVGKLGKKTYLGKEGLIFFIFFKLKSPFGGCRSFIPWPMGMPPRGGRIQHPNFFTERRIPNSIPPGVGMASWDGARSGL is encoded by the exons atgaggctctcccagccccagggcagcaccAAATCCCTGTATCCACCCCTAGGCAGGATTtcacaggatcatggaatgatttgggttggaaaggaatTTAAGGATCGCCTCATTCCAtgtcctgccatgggcagggacaccttccactatcccaggttgctccaagcctcatccaacctggccttggccacttccagggatgaggagtgGGGAATTCCCCAGCACAACCAGAGGTTGCCTGATCTCCTTGCTGTGATTCCATCTTttttccatcccattcccattccagtgCGATGCAGCCGCCCCAAGGCCGTGGCCAACGCTCACATCGACGCTGGGAACCGCACGGAGCTGAATTCCCTCCTGCGCTACTCCTGCAACCCGGGATACAAACGGAAAGCCGGGACCTCCAGCCTCATCCAGTGCATCCTCTGGAACGGCTCCGAGCCCCGCTGGACCGACCCCACGCTCCAGTGCATCC GAGATCCGGCTCTTTCCCAGGAAACCCCCAGCCCGGAGCTGCCGCCGGCGCCGCACATGGAGAGCACGACCCAGAGGG CAGGAACCACCTGTGCCAGCCCAaattccagcccctctccagcttccagtCAGTCACCTGTGCCACCAGCATCTGATGGGATGTCCCCAGACAGATCCAGGCCACCGGAGACGCTTCCAACACTGGACACATCCACACTGGGAGAGGGCACAACCCCGCTGCTCGTCCTGCCCACGGATTATGCCGCAG TTGCCATCCAGTCCGTGGCCTCTTCCGTCGgtaagctgggaaaaaaaacttatttgggaaaggaggggcttattttctttattttttttaagcttaaaAGCCCttttgggggctgcaggagctttATTCCATGGCCAATGGGAATGCCACCGAGGGGGGGAAGGATTCAGCACccaaatttcttcacagaaagaagaaTTCCCAATTCCAtccctccaggggtggggatgGCATCTTGGGATGGTGCCCGGAGTGGTTTGTGA
- the IL15RA gene encoding interleukin-15 receptor subunit alpha isoform X5 translates to MRLSQPQGSTKSLYPPLGRISQDHGMIWVGKEFKDRLIPCPAMGRDTFHYPRLLQASSNLALATSRDEEWGIPQHNQRLPDLLAVIPSFFHPIPIPVRCSRPKAVANAHIDAGNRTELNSLLRYSCNPGYKRKAGTSSLIQCILWNGSEPRWTDPTLQCIRDPALSQETPSPELPPAPHMESTTQRAGTTCASPNSSPSPASSQSPVPPASDGMSPDRSRPPETLPTLDTSTLGEGTTPLLVLPTDYAAVAIQSVASSVERRIPNSIPPGVGMASWDGARSGL, encoded by the exons atgaggctctcccagccccagggcagcaccAAATCCCTGTATCCACCCCTAGGCAGGATTtcacaggatcatggaatgatttgggttggaaaggaatTTAAGGATCGCCTCATTCCAtgtcctgccatgggcagggacaccttccactatcccaggttgctccaagcctcatccaacctggccttggccacttccagggatgaggagtgGGGAATTCCCCAGCACAACCAGAGGTTGCCTGATCTCCTTGCTGTGATTCCATCTTttttccatcccattcccattccagtgCGATGCAGCCGCCCCAAGGCCGTGGCCAACGCTCACATCGACGCTGGGAACCGCACGGAGCTGAATTCCCTCCTGCGCTACTCCTGCAACCCGGGATACAAACGGAAAGCCGGGACCTCCAGCCTCATCCAGTGCATCCTCTGGAACGGCTCCGAGCCCCGCTGGACCGACCCCACGCTCCAGTGCATCC GAGATCCGGCTCTTTCCCAGGAAACCCCCAGCCCGGAGCTGCCGCCGGCGCCGCACATGGAGAGCACGACCCAGAGGG CAGGAACCACCTGTGCCAGCCCAaattccagcccctctccagcttccagtCAGTCACCTGTGCCACCAGCATCTGATGGGATGTCCCCAGACAGATCCAGGCCACCGGAGACGCTTCCAACACTGGACACATCCACACTGGGAGAGGGCACAACCCCGCTGCTCGTCCTGCCCACGGATTATGCCGCAG TTGCCATCCAGTCCGTGGCCTCTTCCGTCG aaagaagaaTTCCCAATTCCAtccctccaggggtggggatgGCATCTTGGGATGGTGCCCGGAGTGGTTTGTGA
- the IL15RA gene encoding interleukin-15 receptor subunit alpha isoform X6 yields MVLAFPTISCCAPFREAPGVGTGRDFHSLKAHFQSVRCSRPKAVANAHIDAGNRTELNSLLRYSCNPGYKRKAGTSSLIQCILWNGSEPRWTDPTLQCIRDPALSQETPSPELPPAPHMESTTQRAGTTCASPNSSPSPASSQSPVPPASDGMSPDRSRPPETLPTLDTSTLGEGTTPLLVLPTDYAAVAIQSVASSVGKLGKKTYLGKEGLIFFIFFKLKSPFGGCRSFIPWPMGMPPRGGRIQHPNFFTERRIPNSIPPGVGMASWDGARSGL; encoded by the exons ATGGTTTTGGCGTTTCCGACCATCTCCTGCTGCGCTCCCTTCAGAGAAGCACCTGGAGTTGGCACCGGGAGGGATTTTCATTCACTAAAGGCACATTTCCAGTCTG tgCGATGCAGCCGCCCCAAGGCCGTGGCCAACGCTCACATCGACGCTGGGAACCGCACGGAGCTGAATTCCCTCCTGCGCTACTCCTGCAACCCGGGATACAAACGGAAAGCCGGGACCTCCAGCCTCATCCAGTGCATCCTCTGGAACGGCTCCGAGCCCCGCTGGACCGACCCCACGCTCCAGTGCATCC GAGATCCGGCTCTTTCCCAGGAAACCCCCAGCCCGGAGCTGCCGCCGGCGCCGCACATGGAGAGCACGACCCAGAGGG CAGGAACCACCTGTGCCAGCCCAaattccagcccctctccagcttccagtCAGTCACCTGTGCCACCAGCATCTGATGGGATGTCCCCAGACAGATCCAGGCCACCGGAGACGCTTCCAACACTGGACACATCCACACTGGGAGAGGGCACAACCCCGCTGCTCGTCCTGCCCACGGATTATGCCGCAG TTGCCATCCAGTCCGTGGCCTCTTCCGTCGgtaagctgggaaaaaaaacttatttgggaaaggaggggcttattttctttattttttttaagcttaaaAGCCCttttgggggctgcaggagctttATTCCATGGCCAATGGGAATGCCACCGAGGGGGGGAAGGATTCAGCACccaaatttcttcacagaaagaagaaTTCCCAATTCCAtccctccaggggtggggatgGCATCTTGGGATGGTGCCCGGAGTGGTTTGTGA